A window of the Mesotoga prima MesG1.Ag.4.2 genome harbors these coding sequences:
- the secE gene encoding preprotein translocase subunit SecE, giving the protein MAKAKFWKFLSEVKNEVKKVTWPNREQMISSTGAVLVILIAVGAFLALLDVLFTNAIGSLLNFLTGAA; this is encoded by the coding sequence CAAGGCAAAGTTTTGGAAGTTCCTTTCCGAAGTGAAGAACGAAGTTAAGAAGGTGACATGGCCTAATAGGGAGCAGATGATCTCTTCTACCGGTGCCGTGCTCGTCATACTGATTGCAGTAGGTGCATTTTTAGCACTTCTAGATGTTCTCTTCACTAATGCGATCGGATCACTTTTGAATTTTTTGACAGGCGCCGCTTAA
- the nusG gene encoding transcription termination/antitermination protein NusG, whose translation MRKKWFIIQTYSGLENSIREAIQIKIESFGFSHMFGKILVPEETKLDRTNVAAEKYIVPANARLLVKDNEDVAKGDPVAEEVEIKVKNDGTVAEVKNYRVIFIETADRRYTKTYYIPESAKIETGIKAGARIRQGMPLAKQGEYFCELDGKIVYTQKMKRIVVDKENGEEDVYLVHPDSYDAKVAKKGNHVKRGQMFGETRRIFSKTEGRVEISDLPGRKEIKIFKITRTRLYPGYVFIEMIMNEETWNLVKNTPNVVNFVSVGGQPVQLKEKEIKALLRLVGIEEYEEHMGGPVKIEVEFDVGEVVRINSGPFEDFVGKVTDLDPDRQELKVVVSIFGRETPVILSLSEVEKIV comes from the coding sequence GTGCGAAAGAAATGGTTCATAATTCAAACATACTCAGGCCTTGAAAACTCTATCAGAGAGGCAATTCAGATTAAGATAGAGTCTTTCGGTTTTTCGCACATGTTTGGTAAAATCCTAGTTCCAGAGGAGACGAAGCTTGATAGAACGAATGTCGCGGCAGAAAAATACATAGTTCCCGCAAACGCAAGGCTTCTCGTTAAGGACAATGAAGATGTGGCCAAGGGGGATCCCGTCGCCGAAGAAGTTGAGATAAAGGTCAAGAATGATGGTACAGTCGCTGAAGTCAAGAATTATCGCGTGATATTCATTGAAACTGCCGACAGGCGTTACACAAAGACTTACTACATTCCTGAGAGCGCAAAGATAGAGACCGGGATTAAGGCGGGCGCAAGAATAAGGCAAGGGATGCCTCTGGCAAAGCAGGGTGAATATTTCTGTGAGCTTGACGGAAAGATCGTCTATACGCAGAAGATGAAACGGATTGTTGTCGACAAAGAGAACGGAGAAGAAGACGTCTATCTCGTTCATCCGGATAGCTATGACGCCAAAGTCGCAAAGAAAGGCAACCATGTGAAGCGTGGTCAGATGTTTGGCGAGACGAGGAGAATATTCTCTAAGACGGAAGGTAGAGTAGAGATCTCCGACCTTCCAGGACGCAAAGAGATCAAGATCTTCAAAATAACCAGGACAAGGCTTTATCCCGGATATGTTTTTATTGAAATGATAATGAACGAGGAAACATGGAATCTCGTCAAGAATACTCCGAACGTAGTCAATTTTGTTTCAGTTGGCGGTCAACCCGTTCAACTTAAGGAAAAGGAAATCAAGGCTCTTCTTAGATTGGTTGGCATTGAAGAGTATGAAGAACACATGGGCGGGCCGGTAAAGATTGAAGTCGAATTTGACGTTGGCGAAGTTGTAAGGATAAACTCTGGCCCATTTGAAGATTTCGTTGGAAAGGTAACGGATCTAGATCCGGACAGACAGGAACTTAAGGTTGTTGTCAGCATATTTGGAAGAGAAACACCGGTTATTCTCAGTTTATCTGAGGTAGAAAAGATTGTTTGA